From Anaeromusa acidaminophila DSM 3853, a single genomic window includes:
- a CDS encoding DUF881 domain-containing protein produces MLSIKQGQWAIALVCFILGIMLAVQFKTTEDMRSVLSVQRVEDLSQRLLQTEKERDALNNQVKELREQALGGRTSKEMQLIQMGAGVVDLTGPGVVVTINDSKRPSKPGENPNLYVIHDDDILKVINELWAAGAEAMSINEQRLIASSEIRCAGPTLSVNNTRSSAPYEIVAIGEPKTLENALRMRGGVVETLQFWGIQVTIKQTERVAVPAYKGAFRFEYAKPAKEGGAQ; encoded by the coding sequence GTGTTGTCAATTAAACAAGGGCAATGGGCCATTGCTTTGGTTTGTTTTATCTTGGGCATTATGTTGGCAGTGCAGTTTAAAACAACGGAAGATATGCGGTCCGTATTGTCGGTGCAGCGAGTAGAAGATTTATCGCAAAGGTTGCTGCAAACAGAGAAGGAACGAGATGCACTGAACAACCAGGTAAAGGAGTTACGCGAACAAGCTCTCGGAGGGCGGACTTCGAAAGAAATGCAGTTGATCCAGATGGGCGCAGGCGTTGTTGATTTGACAGGACCTGGCGTTGTGGTAACGATCAATGACAGTAAGCGGCCATCTAAACCGGGAGAAAATCCGAACTTATATGTTATTCATGATGATGATATCCTTAAAGTGATTAATGAACTTTGGGCGGCCGGAGCGGAAGCCATGTCGATCAATGAGCAGCGGCTGATTGCTTCTTCGGAAATACGCTGCGCCGGACCGACACTGTCGGTGAATAATACCCGTTCATCAGCGCCTTATGAAATTGTTGCTATAGGCGAACCTAAAACATTGGAAAATGCTTTGCGCATGCGCGGCGGCGTTGTTGAAACGCTGCAGTTCTGGGGGATTCAGGTAACTATCAAGCAAACGGAACGCGTAGCGGTTCCCGCGTATAAAGGCGCGTTTCGGTTTGAATATGCCAAACCGGCTAAGGAAGGGGGCGCACAGTAA
- a CDS encoding IS3 family transposase — protein MIHAIRSYIHYYNFERLQRKLGVMTPYEYHEHYSAA, from the coding sequence TTGATACATGCAATCCGTAGCTATATTCACTACTACAACTTTGAACGGTTGCAACGAAAGCTGGGCGTTATGACACCTTATGAATACCATGAACACTACAGTGCTGCATAA
- a CDS encoding YggS family pyridoxal phosphate-dependent enzyme, whose product MSSISERLQAVEGRIAKALASRKSEIEQPGPVCLIAVSKNHAVEAIEEALEAGHSVFGENRVQEALPKIEHIGVKAQWHLIGHLQTNKAKQIVGKVALIHSVDSERLLQQIEQEAAKQGVCQEVLLQVNVSGEESKFGMEPSKVWELSRQAAQWPHVKIKGLMTIAPLAENVESVRPVFQEGYSLFAALRAALLPHCEWQWLSMGMSNDFEVAIQEGANMVRVGTALFGARQYAPKEEG is encoded by the coding sequence ATGTCGTCGATTTCAGAACGCCTGCAGGCGGTGGAAGGGAGAATCGCGAAGGCGTTGGCCTCTCGCAAATCCGAAATCGAGCAGCCAGGACCGGTTTGCCTAATTGCTGTGAGTAAAAACCATGCTGTTGAAGCAATTGAAGAAGCTTTAGAAGCGGGACATTCGGTGTTTGGTGAAAATCGGGTCCAAGAAGCTTTGCCTAAAATAGAACATATTGGCGTTAAGGCGCAATGGCATCTAATTGGTCATTTGCAGACTAATAAGGCCAAACAAATCGTTGGAAAAGTTGCGCTGATTCACTCCGTAGATAGTGAACGGTTGTTGCAGCAAATTGAGCAGGAAGCGGCTAAACAAGGTGTTTGTCAGGAAGTATTGTTGCAGGTGAATGTTTCAGGTGAAGAAAGTAAATTTGGTATGGAACCGAGTAAAGTATGGGAACTTTCTAGGCAGGCTGCGCAATGGCCGCATGTGAAAATAAAAGGCTTAATGACGATTGCTCCCTTAGCAGAGAATGTTGAGTCGGTGCGGCCTGTATTTCAGGAAGGTTATAGCTTATTTGCAGCTTTACGGGCGGCGTTACTGCCGCATTGTGAGTGGCAGTGGCTTTCCATGGGCATGAGTAATGATTTTGAGGTTGCCATTCAAGAAGGCGCCAATATGGTGCGTGTCGGTACGGCGTTATTCGGAGCTAGGCAATATGCTCCAAAGGAGGAAGGTTAG
- the pyrR gene encoding bifunctional pyr operon transcriptional regulator/uracil phosphoribosyltransferase PyrR: MRKIQDKAVIMDSQGVQRALTRIAHEIIEKNKGVKDVVLLGIRTRGVPLAEYLAGAIENIEGYRPPIGLLDITLYRDDLSTLAYQPVVHGTEIPFDLNGKIVVLVDDVLYTGRTIRAALDAVIDMGRPQSIRLAVLVDRGHRELPIRADYVGKNVPTSSREVVSVQLEACDGIEQVVIREFVD, encoded by the coding sequence ATGAGAAAGATTCAAGACAAAGCGGTTATCATGGACAGTCAAGGGGTGCAGCGAGCGCTTACTCGTATTGCCCATGAAATTATTGAGAAAAACAAAGGCGTGAAAGATGTTGTCTTACTCGGCATTCGTACGCGCGGCGTGCCATTAGCGGAGTATTTGGCAGGGGCTATTGAAAATATCGAAGGCTATCGTCCGCCTATCGGTCTTTTAGACATTACTTTGTATCGGGATGATTTGTCGACCTTAGCGTATCAGCCGGTAGTGCATGGTACGGAAATCCCGTTTGACTTGAACGGAAAAATTGTAGTACTGGTTGATGACGTGTTATATACGGGGCGTACCATTCGGGCCGCTTTGGACGCAGTGATCGACATGGGGCGCCCTCAATCCATTCGCTTGGCTGTATTGGTGGACCGCGGCCATCGGGAACTGCCGATTCGCGCTGACTATGTCGGTAAAAACGTACCTACTTCCTCACGGGAAGTGGTCAGCGTACAGCTGGAAGCTTGCGACGGCATTGAACAGGTGGTGATTCGGGAGTTTGTGGATTAG
- a CDS encoding small basic family protein, whose translation MYLPIAGLCLGLFVGSLIPGTVPVEYAKYMSIALLACLDTVFGGLRAGADEKFDNSVFVTGFFTNALMAAGLVYIGERLGIDLYYVALLAFGLRIFQNLAILRRYFLKK comes from the coding sequence ATGTACCTCCCGATTGCAGGCTTATGTTTGGGCTTATTTGTGGGTTCTCTGATACCAGGGACGGTTCCGGTTGAATATGCCAAGTATATGTCGATTGCCTTGTTGGCGTGTTTAGATACCGTTTTTGGAGGCTTGCGCGCCGGAGCGGATGAAAAATTCGACAATAGCGTATTTGTAACTGGTTTTTTTACTAATGCGTTAATGGCGGCTGGTTTGGTTTATATTGGCGAACGCTTAGGCATTGACTTGTATTATGTCGCATTATTGGCCTTTGGTTTGCGGATATTTCAAAATTTGGCGATATTACGCCGCTATTTTCTGAAAAAGTAG
- the ileS gene encoding isoleucine--tRNA ligase, whose product MDYSKTLNLPETQFPMRGNLPQREPEIIDFWQKNDIDKKRVARRAGKEKFILHDGPPYANGNIHIGHTINKVLKDIIIKYKTLRGFQAPYVPGWDTHGLPIEHAAIKNLGLNRHELDPLQLRQECNAYAHKWIDAQRSDFKRLGVCGDWDNPYVTLKPAYEAKQIEVFGEMAKKGHIYKGLKTVYWCVSCETALAEAEIEYAEKKSHSIFVKFPLVDAKGKLPAGVDASKTYAVIWTTTTWTLPANAGIALHPDIEYAWVKVDEEVYLLAAELAEQVVQAAKKENFTILERFKGSDVEGLIFHHPFLERQAPIVLGEHVTLEQGTGCVHTAPGHGPEDFEVGKKYGLPVINPVNPSGVFTEEAGPFAGMQIEDANVPIIKELAGRGLLLAKGSIRHQYAHCWRCKNPVIYRATEQWFSSVAGYREEALAAIRDVKWYPGWGEERIHNMVADRQDWCISRQRVWGVPIPIFYCRECNEPLINDDTIHAVSSLFGREGSDAWWKYDAEDILPSGTTCPKCGHDHFRKESDIMDVWFDSGSSHAAVLEQREELAWPADMYLEGSDQHRGWFQSSLLTSVATRGRAPYKAVLTHGFVVDGEGRKMSKSVGNVIFPEQVIKQYGADILRLWVVSADYQGDVRISNDILKQLAEIYRKIRNTFRYMLSNLNDFDANQHAVAYEQLSELDRWALLRLEQVREKVTAAYDRYEFHTLYHTIHNFCTIDLSSVYLDIIKDRLYAELPDDQRRRAAQTVMHKITMTLLSLVAPVLTFTGEEIWRYLPQQSGQEPLESIQLSEWPEACPQHLDEALDAKWTKLLAVRSDIMKALEQARRNKDIGHSLDANLVVYTAEENLALLSGLTAGELASLTITSGAEVMPLAEAPENAVRNEAGDMAVLVQPAKGEKCERCWIYSQSVGENEEHPTLCARCAAVLSK is encoded by the coding sequence GTGGATTATAGCAAAACTCTTAATTTACCGGAAACTCAATTTCCTATGCGAGGCAATCTGCCTCAACGCGAGCCGGAAATCATTGATTTCTGGCAAAAGAACGATATTGATAAAAAGCGCGTGGCGCGTCGCGCCGGCAAAGAGAAGTTCATTTTGCATGATGGACCTCCCTATGCTAACGGTAATATTCACATTGGTCATACCATTAATAAAGTCTTAAAGGATATCATTATCAAATATAAGACACTGCGCGGTTTTCAGGCTCCCTATGTGCCTGGCTGGGATACCCATGGCCTGCCGATTGAGCATGCAGCCATTAAAAATTTGGGCTTAAACCGTCATGAACTAGACCCGCTGCAACTGCGTCAGGAATGCAATGCATACGCCCACAAATGGATTGATGCCCAGCGCAGCGATTTCAAACGTTTGGGCGTTTGCGGCGACTGGGATAACCCTTATGTGACCTTGAAGCCAGCTTATGAAGCCAAGCAAATTGAAGTGTTTGGCGAAATGGCGAAAAAAGGCCATATTTATAAAGGACTTAAAACCGTATACTGGTGCGTGTCTTGTGAAACAGCGCTGGCGGAAGCGGAAATCGAGTATGCTGAGAAAAAATCGCACTCTATTTTCGTGAAGTTTCCTTTGGTTGACGCGAAAGGGAAGCTGCCTGCCGGCGTAGATGCCTCGAAAACGTATGCGGTCATTTGGACGACGACGACCTGGACGCTGCCTGCTAATGCGGGGATTGCCCTGCATCCGGATATCGAGTATGCCTGGGTGAAAGTGGATGAAGAAGTGTATCTGCTAGCTGCAGAATTGGCGGAGCAGGTAGTTCAAGCAGCTAAAAAAGAGAACTTTACCATTTTGGAACGTTTTAAAGGCAGCGATGTGGAAGGCTTGATCTTCCATCATCCCTTCTTGGAACGCCAAGCTCCCATCGTGCTGGGCGAGCATGTCACGTTGGAGCAAGGCACCGGCTGCGTGCACACGGCGCCGGGACATGGTCCGGAAGACTTTGAAGTCGGTAAGAAATATGGTTTGCCTGTTATCAATCCGGTGAATCCTAGCGGCGTATTTACGGAAGAAGCCGGTCCTTTTGCGGGCATGCAGATCGAAGACGCCAATGTGCCCATTATCAAGGAATTGGCAGGCCGCGGCTTGCTTTTGGCCAAAGGATCCATTCGTCACCAGTACGCCCATTGCTGGCGTTGTAAAAATCCGGTAATCTATCGAGCTACAGAACAGTGGTTTTCTTCGGTAGCCGGCTATCGGGAAGAAGCGTTAGCCGCTATTCGCGACGTCAAATGGTATCCAGGCTGGGGCGAAGAACGCATTCACAATATGGTGGCGGATCGTCAAGACTGGTGCATTTCCCGGCAGCGGGTTTGGGGCGTGCCAATCCCGATTTTCTATTGCCGCGAGTGTAATGAACCGCTGATTAATGATGACACCATTCATGCCGTGTCGTCTCTTTTCGGACGGGAAGGCTCGGATGCTTGGTGGAAGTATGACGCCGAAGATATTTTGCCATCAGGAACGACTTGCCCCAAGTGCGGACATGACCACTTCCGCAAGGAATCGGACATCATGGATGTTTGGTTCGATAGCGGCTCTAGTCATGCAGCGGTATTGGAACAGCGTGAAGAGCTTGCTTGGCCAGCGGACATGTACTTGGAAGGTAGCGATCAGCATCGCGGTTGGTTCCAGTCTTCCTTGCTCACCTCCGTGGCTACGAGGGGACGAGCTCCTTATAAGGCCGTATTGACACATGGCTTTGTTGTGGACGGTGAAGGCCGCAAAATGAGCAAGTCTGTTGGTAACGTCATTTTCCCGGAACAGGTCATCAAACAATACGGCGCCGATATTCTGCGTCTGTGGGTGGTTTCCGCTGACTACCAGGGAGATGTGCGTATTTCCAATGACATTCTCAAACAACTGGCGGAAATTTATCGCAAAATCCGCAATACTTTCCGCTATATGTTGAGCAATCTTAATGATTTTGATGCAAATCAGCATGCAGTTGCTTATGAGCAACTGAGCGAGCTGGATCGCTGGGCGCTTTTGCGTTTGGAACAAGTGCGGGAAAAAGTGACAGCGGCGTATGATCGGTATGAATTCCATACGCTGTATCACACTATTCATAATTTCTGTACCATTGATCTCAGCTCCGTGTATCTGGATATCATTAAAGACCGCCTCTATGCGGAATTGCCGGATGATCAGCGTCGTCGGGCGGCGCAAACGGTTATGCATAAGATAACCATGACCTTGTTGTCGCTGGTGGCGCCGGTCCTGACCTTTACTGGCGAAGAAATTTGGCGGTACCTGCCCCAGCAAAGCGGTCAAGAACCTTTGGAGAGTATTCAATTGAGCGAGTGGCCGGAAGCCTGCCCGCAGCATCTGGATGAAGCGCTGGACGCTAAATGGACTAAGCTTCTCGCGGTGCGCAGCGATATTATGAAGGCTTTGGAACAGGCTCGACGCAATAAGGATATTGGTCATTCGTTGGATGCCAACCTGGTTGTGTATACAGCAGAAGAAAATCTGGCGCTTCTTTCCGGCTTGACTGCCGGTGAACTGGCTTCCTTGACCATTACTTCCGGGGCGGAAGTAATGCCTTTGGCAGAAGCTCCGGAGAACGCCGTGCGTAACGAAGCCGGCGATATGGCGGTGCTTGTGCAGCCAGCTAAAGGTGAAAAATGCGAACGTTGCTGGATTTACAGCCAGTCAGTCGGAGAAAATGAAGAGCATCCGACTTTGTGCGCGCGCTGCGCTGCGGTATTAAGCAAATAA
- a CDS encoding RluA family pseudouridine synthase, protein MTEDNTAQLWKVEPEQTGCRLDVFLTERLEQASRSHVQKAIAAGAATVDGQSAKANLKLKAGQEICWLEPQPEASSLQPEALPLDIVYEDAHVAVINKARGMVVHPAAGNHHGTLVHALLEHCKDLSGINGEVRPGIVHRLDKDTSGLLVIAKEDAAHLSLAKQIKEKTATRKYLAIVHGAVTVEQGIVKAPIGRHPKDRKKMAVTFDNSKEAVTHFKVIERFTEYTLLECRLETGRTHQIRVHMQYIGHPVVGDPKYGRLKPYFAHLIQGQALHSAQLSFTHPHSKEVLSFEAPLPQDMQSILKELREQFAIGGVE, encoded by the coding sequence ATGACTGAAGATAACACAGCTCAGCTATGGAAGGTGGAGCCGGAGCAGACTGGCTGCCGTCTTGATGTTTTTTTAACAGAGCGTTTGGAGCAGGCTTCGCGCAGTCATGTGCAAAAGGCTATAGCTGCTGGCGCTGCAACAGTAGACGGCCAAAGCGCCAAGGCGAATCTTAAACTTAAAGCGGGCCAGGAAATTTGCTGGCTTGAACCGCAGCCGGAAGCGTCTTCCTTACAACCGGAAGCGCTGCCTTTGGATATTGTCTATGAAGATGCGCATGTAGCAGTGATTAATAAAGCGCGCGGCATGGTCGTTCACCCGGCAGCGGGAAATCATCACGGAACATTAGTACATGCGCTTTTAGAGCATTGCAAAGATTTATCCGGCATTAACGGAGAGGTTCGCCCTGGTATTGTGCACCGTCTTGACAAGGATACCTCAGGTTTGTTGGTGATAGCAAAGGAGGATGCGGCGCATCTTTCCCTGGCGAAGCAGATCAAAGAGAAGACGGCTACACGCAAGTATTTGGCGATTGTTCACGGCGCGGTCACCGTAGAGCAAGGAATTGTCAAAGCGCCTATCGGTCGGCATCCTAAGGACCGTAAAAAAATGGCGGTAACCTTCGACAACAGCAAAGAAGCGGTTACTCATTTCAAGGTTATAGAGCGTTTTACAGAATATACGCTGTTGGAATGCCGTTTGGAGACGGGCCGGACGCACCAGATCCGGGTCCATATGCAATATATTGGGCATCCTGTAGTGGGAGATCCGAAATATGGCCGTTTAAAGCCGTATTTTGCCCATTTAATCCAAGGCCAGGCGCTGCATTCGGCGCAATTATCTTTTACCCACCCTCATTCGAAAGAGGTTCTTTCTTTTGAAGCGCCTTTGCCGCAAGATATGCAAAGCATACTAAAAGAACTGCGGGAGCAATTTGCGATAGGAGGAGTCGAGTGA
- the proC gene encoding pyrroline-5-carboxylate reductase, producing the protein MDEQLKQVLQGKTIGFLGGGAIAEALLRGLLDKEMAAQEDLLVFDTSEERLQVLEQTYGVRGSESAAALTGAADILFLTVKPQVLKQIISTLALATKSTTLILSVAAGIPLDFLESHFRKHRVVRVMPNTPVAVGEGMTAFALGSRADQEADQAARAVFSAVGRVEKVDENLLDAITGLSGSGPSYAFLMIDALADAGVRVGLSRKNAILMAAQTLLGAAKMVVQTGQHPAVLRDMVASPGGTSIAGLHALESHNVRAALIDAVVAATERSKEMGKGNS; encoded by the coding sequence ATGGATGAACAATTAAAACAGGTTTTGCAAGGCAAGACGATCGGCTTTTTAGGAGGAGGAGCTATCGCCGAAGCATTGCTGAGAGGCCTTCTGGATAAGGAAATGGCAGCGCAAGAAGATTTGCTTGTATTTGACACCTCGGAAGAACGCTTGCAGGTGTTAGAACAAACCTATGGAGTACGTGGCAGTGAAAGCGCGGCTGCCCTGACAGGGGCTGCAGATATTTTATTTCTAACGGTCAAACCGCAAGTGCTAAAGCAAATTATTTCTACGTTGGCGTTGGCTACAAAATCGACGACGTTGATTTTGTCTGTTGCGGCCGGGATTCCGTTAGATTTTTTGGAAAGCCATTTTCGCAAGCATCGTGTTGTTCGGGTCATGCCTAACACTCCGGTAGCGGTGGGAGAAGGCATGACTGCGTTTGCCTTGGGCAGCCGTGCGGACCAAGAGGCGGACCAGGCGGCTAGGGCCGTATTTTCCGCCGTGGGGCGCGTGGAAAAAGTGGATGAAAACTTGTTGGATGCTATCACTGGCTTGTCTGGCAGCGGCCCTTCGTATGCCTTTCTTATGATTGACGCCTTAGCGGATGCTGGCGTACGTGTCGGCCTTTCTCGGAAAAACGCTATTCTTATGGCTGCGCAGACTTTGTTGGGCGCAGCGAAAATGGTGGTGCAAACGGGGCAGCATCCGGCTGTTTTGCGTGACATGGTTGCCTCTCCTGGAGGAACTTCCATTGCCGGTTTACATGCCCTGGAAAGCCATAATGTACGCGCCGCTTTAATTGACGCAGTAGTAGCGGCAACGGAGCGTTCCAAGGAAATGGGGAAAGGCAATTCGTGA
- a CDS encoding RNA-binding protein codes for MNNREKILRYYKSSGQDILAARLLDLAEQALRSRRFRVSDFLDPAGISVAETVAAQWEGKIRLELQGGYERAERVKAAFVSAEYYGAVDFGLRAIAVSWDKRYERLSHRDVLGGLLGVGIEREVLGDILMTGEGCQVLTDAPLGDYLLQQLSYLGGAQVSTKEISLAELEPKEETVKEIKTTVPSLRLDVVAASGYGVSRSRMAEEIKADKLRVNWQPAKGGSQSVQQGDVLSLRGRGRVEIVEILGETKKGRLSLLLRRYL; via the coding sequence GTGAATAATCGGGAAAAAATTTTACGGTATTATAAAAGTAGCGGCCAGGATATTTTAGCCGCTAGATTGCTTGATTTGGCTGAACAAGCTCTTCGCTCGCGTCGGTTTCGAGTCAGTGATTTTCTGGATCCTGCCGGAATTTCCGTAGCGGAAACCGTGGCAGCCCAGTGGGAAGGAAAAATACGACTTGAGCTGCAAGGCGGTTATGAACGGGCGGAACGTGTTAAAGCTGCGTTTGTATCTGCGGAATATTACGGCGCAGTCGATTTTGGCTTGAGGGCGATTGCTGTTTCTTGGGACAAGCGTTATGAGCGCCTTTCGCACAGGGATGTTTTGGGAGGCTTGCTGGGAGTAGGCATTGAGCGTGAGGTCTTGGGAGATATCTTGATGACCGGCGAAGGCTGTCAGGTGTTGACTGATGCGCCTTTGGGAGATTATTTATTGCAGCAGCTGTCTTATTTAGGCGGCGCTCAAGTGAGTACCAAGGAAATTTCTTTAGCAGAGCTTGAGCCTAAAGAGGAAACCGTCAAAGAAATTAAAACGACGGTTCCTTCTTTGCGTCTGGATGTGGTGGCGGCTTCCGGGTATGGCGTATCCAGGAGCCGGATGGCTGAAGAGATTAAAGCCGATAAGCTGCGGGTTAATTGGCAACCGGCCAAAGGCGGTTCGCAGAGTGTGCAACAGGGAGATGTTCTTTCTTTGCGCGGTCGAGGCCGCGTGGAAATTGTTGAAATCCTAGGGGAGACGAAAAAGGGTCGTTTGAGTCTGCTGTTACGACGATATTTATGA
- the ftsZ gene encoding cell division protein FtsZ: MLEFDMELEHLATIKVVGVGGGGNNAVNRMIAAGLKGVEFISVNTDAQALLQAQAPYRIQIGEKLTKGLGAGANPEVGDLAAQESREELIKALRGADMVFVTAGMGGGTGTGAAPVVAECAREVGALTVGVVTKPFSFEGKRRFKQAEKGIANLKERVDTLITIPNDRLMQVVDKRTPIMEAFRIADDVLRQGVQGISDLIAVPGLINLDFADVKTIMSDTGSALMGVGVAAGEGRAIAAAEAAIKSPLLETSIDGAKGVLLNITGGTNLSLFEVNEAAAIIEQAADPEVNLIFGAVIDETLQDEVRVTVIATGFDQRSARSVQVGGNEGKKERVGQVPDFSLDVPVFMHKR, from the coding sequence ATGTTGGAATTTGACATGGAGTTGGAGCATCTAGCAACCATTAAAGTAGTAGGGGTAGGCGGCGGCGGAAACAATGCCGTCAATCGCATGATTGCAGCAGGATTGAAGGGCGTGGAGTTTATTTCCGTAAATACCGATGCTCAAGCTTTGCTGCAGGCACAGGCGCCTTATCGTATCCAGATTGGGGAAAAGCTGACCAAAGGCCTAGGCGCGGGCGCTAATCCGGAAGTTGGTGATTTAGCCGCTCAGGAAAGCCGCGAAGAGTTGATTAAGGCCTTGCGAGGGGCCGATATGGTGTTTGTGACCGCTGGCATGGGCGGCGGTACTGGAACTGGCGCTGCGCCGGTTGTTGCCGAATGTGCTCGAGAAGTAGGAGCTCTTACGGTCGGCGTAGTTACAAAGCCGTTTTCTTTTGAAGGGAAGCGCCGCTTTAAGCAAGCGGAAAAAGGAATTGCTAATTTAAAAGAACGCGTGGATACGCTAATTACAATTCCGAATGATCGTTTGATGCAGGTAGTCGATAAGCGGACGCCCATTATGGAAGCCTTTCGGATTGCCGACGATGTATTGCGGCAAGGTGTTCAAGGCATTTCTGATTTGATCGCTGTTCCTGGTTTAATTAACTTGGATTTTGCCGATGTGAAGACGATAATGAGCGATACCGGCTCGGCGTTGATGGGAGTAGGCGTTGCTGCGGGAGAAGGACGAGCCATTGCGGCGGCGGAAGCGGCTATTAAGAGTCCTTTGTTGGAAACTTCCATTGATGGAGCCAAAGGAGTACTGCTGAATATTACCGGTGGTACTAATTTAAGCTTGTTCGAGGTTAACGAGGCGGCGGCTATCATTGAACAGGCCGCAGATCCGGAAGTGAACTTGATTTTTGGTGCTGTCATTGACGAAACTTTGCAAGATGAAGTCAGGGTTACGGTTATTGCGACCGGTTTCGATCAACGCTCGGCGCGGTCTGTACAAGTTGGCGGTAATGAAGGCAAAAAGGAACGAGTGGGACAAGTTCCTGACTTTAGCCTAGACGTGCCGGTCTTCATGCACAAGAGGTAA
- a CDS encoding DivIVA domain-containing protein, with protein MLTPLDIQNQEFRKAFRGYNEAEVDEFLEQVLHDYEELYRTNIDLRETTERLKSQIQYFQNLENTLHNTLVVAQEAAEEVKVNARKEADLLRKEAEVESRRIIDEANAQLQRIQAECDDLRAQGQLFRSRMRMLAQSQLDLLEEKEARRELAE; from the coding sequence ATGCTTACGCCGTTGGATATTCAGAACCAGGAGTTTCGCAAAGCTTTTAGAGGTTACAACGAAGCTGAAGTCGATGAGTTTCTCGAGCAAGTTCTTCATGACTATGAAGAACTGTATCGAACTAATATAGATCTGCGTGAAACAACAGAGCGGTTGAAGTCGCAGATACAGTATTTTCAAAACCTGGAAAATACATTGCATAATACCTTGGTTGTAGCGCAGGAAGCGGCGGAAGAGGTCAAGGTTAACGCTAGGAAAGAAGCGGATTTGCTTCGTAAGGAAGCGGAAGTGGAAAGCCGGCGAATTATTGATGAGGCTAATGCCCAACTACAACGGATTCAGGCCGAATGTGATGATCTGCGTGCGCAAGGACAGCTGTTTCGTTCACGCATGCGCATGTTAGCCCAATCCCAACTGGATTTGTTGGAGGAAAAGGAAGCAAGAAGAGAACTGGCTGAATAG
- the lspA gene encoding signal peptidase II: MFVWGVALAIADQLLKKIFSGTMQLGESIPVLPGIFHLTYIQNPGAAFGLFENQTLFFIVIAAFLLAFLAFAYKELAAQGIWVRFGMSLLAGGAVGNLLDRVRFGAVIDYLDFRIWPIFNLADIGICLGAALIVWGLLREEGRETSE, from the coding sequence GTGTTTGTTTGGGGCGTGGCGCTGGCTATTGCCGATCAGTTGCTAAAAAAAATATTTTCCGGGACTATGCAGTTAGGGGAATCCATTCCTGTGCTGCCTGGCATTTTTCATTTAACTTATATTCAAAACCCGGGGGCAGCCTTTGGGCTTTTTGAAAACCAGACCTTGTTCTTTATTGTTATAGCCGCATTTTTACTGGCTTTTCTAGCTTTTGCCTATAAAGAGCTGGCGGCGCAAGGTATATGGGTTCGATTTGGCATGAGTTTGCTAGCTGGCGGTGCGGTAGGAAATCTGTTAGATCGAGTTCGTTTTGGGGCTGTTATTGACTATTTAGATTTTCGTATTTGGCCTATTTTTAATCTAGCTGATATTGGCATTTGCCTGGGAGCGGCTCTGATTGTTTGGGGCTTGCTGCGGGAGGAAGGACGGGAAACGTCAGAATGA
- a CDS encoding cell division protein SepF: MKFIEKVCGTLGLIEPGDAKEQEQQSQQPAAEERAPRSARPSAVQNNVVNLPNTSMGSAAAASKQMKVMVVEPAAFDDVQHVADYLKNRKPVVVNFEGTDKDVAKRMIDFMSGTTYALGGSIQKVGHHIFLCAPANVDVAYTYDDQDRTVVPWMNN; this comes from the coding sequence ATGAAATTTATAGAAAAAGTGTGCGGCACATTGGGATTGATCGAGCCGGGAGACGCTAAGGAACAAGAACAACAATCGCAGCAACCTGCTGCTGAAGAACGTGCGCCGCGCAGCGCCAGACCTTCTGCGGTACAGAATAATGTGGTTAATTTGCCGAATACCTCCATGGGGAGCGCAGCGGCTGCTTCTAAGCAGATGAAGGTCATGGTTGTAGAGCCGGCTGCCTTTGATGATGTACAGCATGTGGCGGATTATTTGAAAAATCGCAAACCGGTAGTCGTTAATTTTGAAGGTACCGATAAAGACGTAGCTAAGCGCATGATTGATTTTATGAGTGGCACCACCTATGCATTAGGAGGCAGTATTCAAAAAGTGGGACATCATATTTTCCTTTGCGCGCCTGCTAATGTGGATGTTGCTTATACCTATGATGATCAGGATAGGACGGTTGTACCATGGATGAACAATTAA